The window GTATTTATAGTTCAACATTTGCAAATTTCAATAAGCTTAACTATATCTACAACTTGTCAAAAAAGGCAACCATTTACTTCATCAATAAACTTGACAGATCATTAAAACAGATTCAAACGTATCCTGAAAGCAGCATATAGTGAAATGCTTCAGTTTAACATTACCCGAAGGTAAATATTGATGTTTTGCCTTCAAGGTTTTTGTTGAATTTGAAAAAATTTCAGTTAACTAAGGGTGCGAAACATTCATCATCGTGAGGTCTATGTTGCCGGCCTGCAGATGGCAGTTTCTGCATGATGCTCCTTTTTCAGAAGCCGCCACCCTTACTTTCCCATCGGCGAAAAGGTACCCCCAAACCCATCCTGTTTCGTCGGCTTCGGCCATCCCTGAATTCTTGTACATGATCGCATAGGTTCCCAGTTTGGAAGTGGTCTCATACAATTCCTTGACTACCAGCGCTCCTTCCCCGAAGATTATACCCTGTTTCACTTTGCCTGTCGAATCAAGTTCGGCAGAAGCCACGGAGTTGTACCTTAC of the Bacteroidota bacterium genome contains:
- a CDS encoding cytochrome P460 family protein, coding for MKKLSILSILAFILIILSMFMIEGCKHESDEDDQAQGTDKVLYDLATSSANFTWYKNSDALLDRSPLSGHQEPYLRVRYNSVASAELDSTGKVKQGIIFGEGALVVKELYETTSKLGTYAIMYKNSGMAEADETGWVWGYLFADGKVRVAASEKGASCRNCHLQAGNIDLTMMNVSHP